One stretch of Meriones unguiculatus strain TT.TT164.6M chromosome 7, Bangor_MerUng_6.1, whole genome shotgun sequence DNA includes these proteins:
- the LOC110561069 gene encoding zinc finger protein 709-like isoform X1, with protein MERKFFTRHLSPWQSHSISSVQSDGGVRGHCTSGNCLSAKSRSRVRPQETRSAAMESVSFEDVAVNFTPEEWALLNSSQKRLHRDVMQETFRNLSAIAKKQEDWTLRNDYETLKTIQTGYKLCENQEYAEKLDTCQECGKVFNSLQCFLGHMKTHTEEKIYECKQTEQVVSRQSSVQVHERMHATEKTYVLNQSGKDFLTLAGIPQHIITHNKDRPYICKVCGRTFHSSSSFLTHKRTHTGEQLYICNQCGKTFTYSSGLRRHERTHSGEKPYECKQFLKVFPSSGKVESHAQTNDGIKYICNQCGIAFSDHSSLQCHEKVHSLEKPYVYKQCGKAFTCSSALRRHERIHTGVKPYECKVCGKAFIDCSSLQCHERVHSGEKPYLCKLCGKAFSRHGSLKCHERVHSGEKPYACKQCGKSFMHHNALRYHEQIHSGERAYRCKQCGKAFVLSSALKKHERIHSGLKPCQCRVCGKAFTFHSSLHCHERTHTGEKPYVCKQCGKAFMYHSSLRCHENIHSAEKPYVCKLCGTAFTYHSSLQRHERIHRGEKPYVCKFCGKAFTDHSSLRCHERIHTGEKPYICKQCGKCYSAHGSLRHHERTHCV; from the exons GAGTCTGTGTCCTTTGAGGATGTGGCTGTGAACTTCACCCCAGAGGAATGGGCTTTGCTGAATTCTTCCCAAAAAAGGCTGCACAGAGATGTGATGCAGGAAACCTTCAGGAACTTATCTGCCATAG CAAAAAAGCAAGAAGACTGGACGCTTAGAAATGACTATGAAACTTTAAAGACAATTCAGACTGGATACAAACTATGTGAGAACCAGGAGTATGCAGAGAAACTAGACACATGTCAGGAATGTGGGAAAGTCTTTAATTCTCTCCAATGCTTTCTGGGACATATGAAGACTCATACtgaagagaaaatttatgaatgtaagCAAACTGAACAAGTTGTCAGTAGACAGAGTTCTGTTCAAGTACACGAAAGAATGCATGCTACAGAAAAAACTTATGTTTTAAACCAGAGTGGGAAAGACTTTTTGACTCTTGCTGGTATTCCACAGCACATAATAACACATAATAAAGATAGGCCATACATATGTAAAGTATGTGGTAGAACCTTTCACTCTTCCAGTTCTTTCTTGACacacaaaagaactcacactggagaacaGCTTTATATatgtaatcaatgtggcaaaACCTTCACTTACTCCAGTGGCCTTCGCCGCCATGAGCGGacccacagtggagagaaaccctatgaatgcaagCAATTTCTGAAGGTCTTTCCTTCTTCAGGGAAGGTTGAAAGTCATGCACAAACTAACGATGGGATAAAATACATATGTAATCAATGTGGGATAGCCTTCAGTGATCACAGTTCCCTTCAGTGCCACGAAAAGGTTCACAGTTTAGAGAAACCTTATGTATACAAGCAATGTGGAAAAGCATTCACTTGCTCTAGTGCCTTGCGAAGACATGAACgaattcatactggagtgaaaccctatgaatgcaaagtatgtgggaaagccttcattGACTGCAGTTCTCTTCAGTGTCATGAAAGAGTTCAcagtggagaaaaaccttatctgTGTAAGTTGTGCGGGAAAGCGTTCAGCCGCCACGGCTCTCTGAAATGCCATGAGAGGGTCCACAGTGGGGAGAAGCCGTATGCGTGTAAGCAGTGTGGGAAGAGCTTCATGCATCACAACGCTCTTCGATACCACGAACAGATTCACAGTGGAGAGAGAGCCTACAGGTGTAAGCAGTGCGGGAAAGCCTTTGTGTTGAGCAGTGCACTGAAAAAGCATGAACGAATTCACAGTGGATTGAAACCTTGTCAGTGCAGGgtatgtgggaaagccttcaccTTTCACAGTTCCCTTCATTGCCATGAAAGGACACACACCGGAGAGAAGCCCTACGTGTGTAagcagtgtggaaaagcctttatGTATCACAGTTCTCTTCGTTGCCACGAAAATATTCACagtgcagagaaaccctatgtgtGTAAGCTGTGTGGGACAGCCTTCACTTACCACAGTTCTCTTCAGCGCCATGAGAGAATCCACAGGGGAGAGAAGCCGTATGTGTGTAAGTtctgtgggaaagccttcactGATCACAGTTCCCTTCGATGCCATGAAAGAatccacactggagagaagccctacatATGTAAGCAGTGTGGGAAATGCTACAGTGCTCACGGCTCCCTTCGACACCATGAAAGGACGCACTGTGTGTAA
- the LOC110561069 gene encoding zinc finger protein 709-like isoform X2 produces the protein MQETFRNLSAIAKKQEDWTLRNDYETLKTIQTGYKLCENQEYAEKLDTCQECGKVFNSLQCFLGHMKTHTEEKIYECKQTEQVVSRQSSVQVHERMHATEKTYVLNQSGKDFLTLAGIPQHIITHNKDRPYICKVCGRTFHSSSSFLTHKRTHTGEQLYICNQCGKTFTYSSGLRRHERTHSGEKPYECKQFLKVFPSSGKVESHAQTNDGIKYICNQCGIAFSDHSSLQCHEKVHSLEKPYVYKQCGKAFTCSSALRRHERIHTGVKPYECKVCGKAFIDCSSLQCHERVHSGEKPYLCKLCGKAFSRHGSLKCHERVHSGEKPYACKQCGKSFMHHNALRYHEQIHSGERAYRCKQCGKAFVLSSALKKHERIHSGLKPCQCRVCGKAFTFHSSLHCHERTHTGEKPYVCKQCGKAFMYHSSLRCHENIHSAEKPYVCKLCGTAFTYHSSLQRHERIHRGEKPYVCKFCGKAFTDHSSLRCHERIHTGEKPYICKQCGKCYSAHGSLRHHERTHCV, from the exons ATGCAGGAAACCTTCAGGAACTTATCTGCCATAG CAAAAAAGCAAGAAGACTGGACGCTTAGAAATGACTATGAAACTTTAAAGACAATTCAGACTGGATACAAACTATGTGAGAACCAGGAGTATGCAGAGAAACTAGACACATGTCAGGAATGTGGGAAAGTCTTTAATTCTCTCCAATGCTTTCTGGGACATATGAAGACTCATACtgaagagaaaatttatgaatgtaagCAAACTGAACAAGTTGTCAGTAGACAGAGTTCTGTTCAAGTACACGAAAGAATGCATGCTACAGAAAAAACTTATGTTTTAAACCAGAGTGGGAAAGACTTTTTGACTCTTGCTGGTATTCCACAGCACATAATAACACATAATAAAGATAGGCCATACATATGTAAAGTATGTGGTAGAACCTTTCACTCTTCCAGTTCTTTCTTGACacacaaaagaactcacactggagaacaGCTTTATATatgtaatcaatgtggcaaaACCTTCACTTACTCCAGTGGCCTTCGCCGCCATGAGCGGacccacagtggagagaaaccctatgaatgcaagCAATTTCTGAAGGTCTTTCCTTCTTCAGGGAAGGTTGAAAGTCATGCACAAACTAACGATGGGATAAAATACATATGTAATCAATGTGGGATAGCCTTCAGTGATCACAGTTCCCTTCAGTGCCACGAAAAGGTTCACAGTTTAGAGAAACCTTATGTATACAAGCAATGTGGAAAAGCATTCACTTGCTCTAGTGCCTTGCGAAGACATGAACgaattcatactggagtgaaaccctatgaatgcaaagtatgtgggaaagccttcattGACTGCAGTTCTCTTCAGTGTCATGAAAGAGTTCAcagtggagaaaaaccttatctgTGTAAGTTGTGCGGGAAAGCGTTCAGCCGCCACGGCTCTCTGAAATGCCATGAGAGGGTCCACAGTGGGGAGAAGCCGTATGCGTGTAAGCAGTGTGGGAAGAGCTTCATGCATCACAACGCTCTTCGATACCACGAACAGATTCACAGTGGAGAGAGAGCCTACAGGTGTAAGCAGTGCGGGAAAGCCTTTGTGTTGAGCAGTGCACTGAAAAAGCATGAACGAATTCACAGTGGATTGAAACCTTGTCAGTGCAGGgtatgtgggaaagccttcaccTTTCACAGTTCCCTTCATTGCCATGAAAGGACACACACCGGAGAGAAGCCCTACGTGTGTAagcagtgtggaaaagcctttatGTATCACAGTTCTCTTCGTTGCCACGAAAATATTCACagtgcagagaaaccctatgtgtGTAAGCTGTGTGGGACAGCCTTCACTTACCACAGTTCTCTTCAGCGCCATGAGAGAATCCACAGGGGAGAGAAGCCGTATGTGTGTAAGTtctgtgggaaagccttcactGATCACAGTTCCCTTCGATGCCATGAAAGAatccacactggagagaagccctacatATGTAAGCAGTGTGGGAAATGCTACAGTGCTCACGGCTCCCTTCGACACCATGAAAGGACGCACTGTGTGTAA